A segment of the Bacteriovorax sp. PP10 genome:
AATGTTACTTTCTTCAGTTAGCGCTTTTGCTGCTAACCCAAAAATCACTATTAAAACGAATAAAGGGGATATCGAAGCTGAACTTTTCGAAGACAAAGCTCCAATCTCTGTAAAAAACTTCCTAAGCTACGTTGAAAAAGGTCACTACAAAGGGACTATCTTTCACCGAGTGATCAATAACTTCATGATCCAGGGTGGTGGTTTTGATAAAGATATGAAGGAAAAGTCAGTTGGTGCCGGAATTAAGAACGAAGCAGCTAACGGTCTTAAAAACGAAGCGGGAACTCTTGCTATGGCAAGAACTAACGTTGTAGATAGCGCGACAGCTCAATTCTTCATCAATGTAAACGATAACGCATTCCTTGATCACCGTGATGCCTCAGACCAAGGGTTTGGGTACGCAGTTTTCGGGAAAGTGACAAGCGGAATGCCGATTGTGAACAAGATTAAGATGGTAAAAACAGGGTCTCGCGGGATGTATGAAGACGTTCCAACAGAACCAGTAGTTATTTTAGACATCATCAAAAAGAAGTGATAGGTTAGTCGCAACAAAAAATAGACGGGGATTTTATGCAAGTTCAAAAAAACAAAGTCGTAGCAATCGACTATAAACTAACAGACTCAAAAGGCGCGATGATCGATTCATCTGAAAGCCATGGTCCACTTACTTATATCCAAGGGATTGGTAATTTAATTCCAGGACTTGAAAAAGAACTTGAAGGTAAAAAAGCTGGCGACAACATTAAAGTTAAAATCGACGCAAAAGACGGATACGGAGAAAGAAACGATTCTCTATGCCAAACAGTACCTCGCGCACAATTCGAGTCAACTGAAGCACTAGAAATCGGAATGCAATTCGAAGTAGAAACTGAGCAAGGTGAACTTGTTGTTTCTGTAACGAAAATCGATGGCGACAACGTAACTGTAGACGGGAACCACCCTCTTGCAGGCGTAGAGCTTCACTTCGACGTAACGATCAAGTCAATCAGAGATGCTTCAGCTGAAGAAATCGCTCATGGACACGTTCACGGAGAAGGCGGACACCACCACTAATGAATTATCTTAAGACTTACCTTCCTTATCTTTTCGGAAATAAAGAAGGTAAGTCTTATGTTTTTCCGCAGGACCTTGATTGGGACAATTTGAATTTCGAAGAGTCCCTAATGATGTACAGTCTCAACGACGACATCGACTCTTTCATCAACACACTCGACATCACTAGTTTACTTCCATCGCAAATCTTTCATTTATTCAGCTATAAAAAACAACTTGATCATTATTTCTTCACGAACCTTACGAGTTTCTATCCGGAAGAGTATGAGCTTTTTTTAAAAGCGAAGAAGGGCGAAGTTTTAAAGCACGATGATGTTCAGGAAATTCTCAATTACAAAAACCATGAACTCTCAATGTTCGCCATTTTCAGAGAAGGCAGACATAAACCAGGAAAGATTTTTGTAAAGGATTCGTACAATCGCTTTGTTCACAATCTAAATGGAAGTGTATGGTCGATTCCAATTCTCGGTGTATCGGGGAGAGGGCTGCCATTTAACCATTCTAACGGAACAACTCCCTGTGGAGTCTTCACTGTTGATTCAGTCATGCCTGAGGCCAACCAGCACGCTGAGTTTGGGAAGTTTAGACGACTTATCGTGAACTTCATTTCTCAGTCAGAGGGTGAAGAGAAAATTAAACAAATGCTACCGACATCTCACTACAAAAAATCATGGTGGCAACAATGCGTGGTGGCCCGTGAGCTTGGTCGCAGCCTGCTTCGAATTCATGGAACAGGAACCATCAACAAAAATCCTTTTACCCCGCATTTTCCAATGATTCCGAGCTCGGGTTGCCTGACAACTACAGAGACTCATTTGATGGGATTGGTTCAAATCAATCACCAAAGGAATCTTCTTGATACCTTGATGAAGGCCCAAAACCTTCCAGTTACCTATGAAAACGAGTCTAAAATTCATGGTGTCTTGTATGTCATCGACTTCGATGGTACATATCAAACACTTGAATTTAAAAGCTAGTTACAAGGTTTCAACCAATGTACATCTCAACTAAAAAATTTACGGGCTTTCCCTGTACTCACCGCCAATGGAGAGACGAAGGTCACTGCAAATATGTTCATGGATACTCTCGTGAGTTCATGTTCTGGTTTAAAGCATCGTCTCTTGATAACAAGGGATGGGTTATGGACTTCGGTGGATTCAAAGAATTTAAAAAATTCTTAGACCACACTTTCGATCATACATTTTTGGCAAACCAAGATGATCCCGAACTTCCGTTATTTGAAGAGATGGATAAAAAAGGAATCATCATGCTTCGAGTTCTTCCAAGTGTTGGCATGGAAGGGACTTCAAAGTTTTTGCATGAGAAAATGAATGAGTATTTAAATAAGCACACTCAAGGGCGCGTTTACTGCTTTAGAGTTGAAACCAGAGAAAACGAAAAGAACTCTGGGATTTATGAAGAAGATAAAAACGGATTTACTGCTGTATAGGAATTTTTATGACAATGATTGACCCAAAAGCGATATTAAAAAAAGTAACACCGACTCCACAAGTTGAGACGGGATTAACTAACGATGAAAAGAAAGTAAAGATCACAGCACTGTTCACTGAGATCATGAATACGTTAGGCCTTGACCTGACTGACGACTCGTTAAGAGAAACTCCTCACAGAGTGGCTAAGATGTATGTAGACGAAATTTTCTATGGTCTTGAAGTGGAAAAATTTCCAAAGATTACAATCGTTGAAAACAAGTTTGATTATGACCATGCGGTTATCGAAGTGAACATCGTGACGAACTCTCACTGTGAGCACCACTTTGTTCCAATTATCGGGAAAACACACATTGCTTACATCCCGAAAAATAAAGTTTTAGGTCTATCAAAACTTAACCGTATCGTAGACTACTTTGCCAAGAGACCTCAGATCCAGGAGCGCTTAACGCTTCAGATTCACCAGGCCCTGGTAAATATACTTGAAACTGATGATGTAGCAGTTGTAACAGATGCAATGCATGCGTGTGTGAAGACTCGTGGGATTAAAGATGTGACGTCTATGACGAGAACATCGAAGCTTTCAGGAGCGTTTAAGCAGGATACATGTCATCGTGCTGAGTTCTTGAATACGATTCCTAGAGCTCAAGAAGTTATCTACTAAATTTAATACAGCTCTTTGGAAAGACTATTCTAAAGAGCTGTTGTAATTTTATATTTCAAAACATTATCTAGAGTAATTTTTTCCAACAATCCTCACATTTTTTATCAGCATGCTAAATGTAACGTAGTTATCTAATACAACAACGGAGTATTTATGAAAAAAGTGATAGTAATGATGGCCCTTATTGTCTCATCTGTATCAGCACATGCTAGAAGCATGTCTGCTCAAATTGCAGGAGCTCCGATTGTATCGACAGCAGTTACGACTTACGGAACTGGAATGATATCGAGTGGATGGAGTTTGAGTAAAGAAGCACGACAAATCATAGCTGACGGAGAAGAGTACGCTCTAACAGGTCAACTAGCTCCATACCTAAAACAAAGCGTAGAAAGCCTTCAAGCTCAATCAGATGATTTATCAACGGCTGAAGCTGTCGATCTGTTAATTGAAAAAGCTGTTTCTATTCTAGAGTAAAAATTAAATTCTATAATTTAAAAGCGCGATCTTAGAATCGCGCTTTTTTTTTGCTTGCTGACTACAGCAAGCTGAAATGATTTGAAAAAAATATAAAAGGCTTAATTATTTTTTTTAATGAGCTATGTTGCATTTAACAACAACAGACTCTTTTAAAAGGATGAATTATGAAAAAGTTTTTAGTATTAGCAGCTATCTTATCAACAGTTTTTTCTTTTCAAGCAAAGGCCGCGGCCATCGCAGGATCGTATCTAGCAACTACATTGGCATATGGATCACTTTATATGTCAGAACATAACAAAGTGGCGCAGGTCTACGCTGATGGGCAAGAGTTTTTAATGAATGGAGATATGTCATTATCGTTAGAAGAATTAGTTCGTAACACAAAAGCGACTCATCCAGAGCTATCTGAGTATGAAATTGTAGATGGATTAATGAACGAAGCAGGAGCAATCCTAGGAAACTAATGATTAGTCATTGTCTAACGTTAGGTTGACTTGTCTAAGACGAATCAATTTGTAGAATCAACCCCCTAAACCTATACTATTTGAAGTTTAGGGGGGTTTTAAATGAACGAACTACTTGTTAAGAATTTCATCAAAGTTTTAGAAAATGGTTACATGCCTGATCCGATCACAAGAGTTGGAATCAGATCGCTTGTGAAAGCGAGACTGCATGAAAGTTTTCGAGAGACCGCCAACGACCCTCAATACCTTAAAAATTACGCAAAAAAATTAAAGCTATCACCACTCGCTATCATGACGAATGAGGCGAATAAGCAGCATTATGAAGTTCCTACGGCCTTCTATGATTTAAGCTTAGGCCGTCATAAAAAATACAGTTCTTGTTATTGGGACCAAGACACAAAGACTTTGGAAGAAGCTGAACAAAAAGCTCTTGATCTTTCAATTGAGCATGCTCAAGTTCAGGATGGCATGCGTGTTTTAGAATTAGGTTGTGGATGGGGATCTCTTTCATTAGAGCTTGCCAGACGTTTCCCTAATTCAAAAATTGTTGCTGTTTCAAACTCCAAAACTCAAAAAGAGTATATTGATAACCAGGCCATCTCTCGTGGGTTAGAGAACCTGACGGTATTAACACGTGATCTAGGATTAGAAAGTAATTATGATTTTGGTACTGAGAAATTTGACCGCGTGATGAGTATCGAGATGATGGAGCATTTAAGAAACTATGAATTGTTTTTTAAATCTCTCGCACCTTCAATTAAAGACGATGGGAAATTTTTTATCCATATTTTTACTCACAAAGAAACACCATACTTCTTTGAAACAGAAGGTGAAGACAACTGGATGGGAAAATACTTTTTCTCAGGCGGGCAAATGCCTTCTCGAGATCTATTTGATCTATTCAATAACGACCTAGTGGTTGAAAAGAAATGGGATTGGAATGGAGATCATTACAGCAAAACTCTTGAAGCATGGTTAGATAATACTGATCAGGAAAAAGCACAAGTGCTCTCGATGTTTAAGAAGACTTATGGCGAAGGCTCTGAAGTTATCTGGTACAACCGTTGGAGAGTGTTTTTCATGTCATGTTCGGAATTGTTTAAATACAATGACGGAAAAGAGTGGGGAGTGACTCACTATCTTATGACGAAGAAAAAATAATGTTTAAAAAAGTTAAAACAGTGATTGTTGAGCAGATTAAAATGGGAGTCACCCCAGAGAAGCTTGCTCAAAGTGTAATGACTGGAGTGATTATTGGTATTATTCCTTTTTTAGGAACAGCGACATTACTCGCGGCCCTGACAGCGACCAAGATGAAGCTCAATCATGTAGTGACTCAAACGGTGAATTATTTGATGTATCCGGTTCAGATCATTATGATTCCTGTTTACATCAAAATCGTAGGGTTGATCTTTGATGTTGGGGACACTCCCGTGCGCCCGGATTTAATCTACGCTCAATTTAAAGAGTCTCCTTCAGTCTTTCTTATGAAGTACGGATTGATTGGCTTCTATGCTCTTTTTGTCTGGGGATTTTTAGCACTCGTACTTTATTTTATTTTTTATCCAATCATCTTAAAATCAATTGTGAAGTTTAAAGGGAGACGTGCCGCATGGAATGGTTAGCACTTTTTGGACTGGCATTGGCCGTGACTATTGTTGTGATGTTTCTCAGCTGGTTATGGGCCGTTAAGGTTAATAACTTTGGATTAGTTGATGCTGTATGGGCCTTTTGCTTTTTACTTCAGGCCATTATCTTTTATATTTTCTCTGATGGTTTTGCGACGAGAAAGATTCTTCTACTTGCAATGATTGGATTATGGAGTTGTCGCTTAGGGTATTTTTTAACTAAAAGAATCTATGGCCATCATCCTGATGAGGATACCCGTTATAAACATTTAAGGTCTGAATATAAAGAAAAATTTAAATCACGCTTCCTTCTGTTTTATTTTTATCAGGCCATCAGTGTCTCTGTCTTAACTCTTCCTTTCATTTTTGTTTTTAGAAATACGACTGAGTCTATCAGTGCTTTTGAAATAGCGGGCGCTATTTATTGGCTAGTTGCTGTTTGCGGAGAGGCCGTGGCCGATCATCAAATGAGCGAGTTCAAAAAGCTCTCTCAAAGTCGCCCGGAAATGGGGAAGACTTGCAATATTGGTTTATGGAAATACTCACGTCACCCTAACTACTTTTTTGAGAGTAATATATGGTGGGGATTCTTCATCTTTATGATTGGCTCTGGAGTTTTTTGGGGTGCTTATTCAGCGGTTATTATATTGCTTTTACTACTTAAGGTTACAGGCGTACCTCCTTCAGAAGAGCAGTCTCTTAAGACTCGTGGAGAAGAGTATCGTGCCTATCAGAGGAAAACTTCGATGTTCATCCCGTGGTTCCCTAAACAGAGCTAATTCACTCTTGCTTTAATTGTGTACATATTACACGTTTTCTTCAATTTTTTTCTGGTTGAGGTATGAATAACCATCAACACTTCAGACAAGGATTATATATGAAAAAATTAGCAATTATGTGTGCACTTATGACTACGACAATTTCATTTCAAGCAAACGCTCTAGAAGCTATTGCAGGTACTTATATTTCAGCATCATTGGGATTATCTACAATTGGTGGAATGACGAGTTCAGGAAAAGAATGCCAAATTATGGTTTGTAAGCGTTCAGAGCAAATCGTTTTAGATGCTCAGGACTACTACGCATCTGGAAAAATGTCTGAGTTCCTAGCAACTTCAGTTAAGGAATTAAAAGAAACTGCTGGTGACATTTCTGATGATGAAGCTGTTGATATCTTAGTTGATTTCGCTCACCGTACGTTAGAACTTTACTAGTCTTAATTTTTTATCTTTCCTATATAAAGGCTTCCATTCGGAGGCCTTTTTTTTATTCTAAAAACCATTTCTCTCTGTCTAAACTTTAGACACCCCCTTATAAATCCTACACTTTATATTGTTCTGAACTCTAGAAATGCCATGATGACTCATTATTACTCACGACAACCTCAAAGGATGTTTATGAAGAAGCTTATCATCATGCTTGCTGCCGTTTTATCAACTTCAGTTCATGCGGCACCTGAAAACCCACTTCTAAGTACAACGGTTGCCCCTACTGCTGGAACGATACTATCTACAATGACGACCCAAGGTGATGCGATCATGAAAGAGGCGCAGGCGATCCTTAAAGAAGGTCATGAATATTATCAAACAGGAAAAAAGGGGATTCTCATCTCAAAAAGAGTCGAGGAACTTCAGGAAGAAGAAGATATGTCTGAGAACGAAGCAGTCGATACATTAATGAAAACAGCTCAAGAAATTTTAAACTAACTTTTAATAACGTTAACTAACAAGGACAAAAAATGAAAACAATTTTAATTACACTTTCTCTAATGGCTTCAATTGTTTCAGCGCAAGCTTATGCAAATAGCGATGCATTCTCTGCAAATACGGCAGCAGTTACATTCTCTCCATTGCTTCCTTTTGTTGGAACAACCGCTCTATCAACTATGCTTTCATCGGATACAAATGTTCATAAAGAAGCACTTCAAATTATGAAAGAAGGACAAGAGTATTATCAAACAGGTGATATGGGGATTCTAATTGGAAGTAAAGTTGAGCAACTTCAAGAAGAGCAAGACATGTCTGATGATGAAGCAGTTGATTCAATCATGAACCAAGCAGCAGCACTTTTAAATTAAAAATTAACTACACCAAAGGAATTTTATGAAAATGTTTTTAATCGCTTTAACACTTATTTCTTCAGTCGTTTCGACTCAAACTCATGCGGCCGCTTTAGTTGCAGTGGGATCAGTTGCATTGACTTCAGGTTCAATGACTTCGTATACAGGAGCTCTTCGTAAAGCTGAATTTATTGCTAACGATGGTTTAGAATATTATAATTCTGGAACTTTATCTCCAGAGCTTGCTGATGCAGTAAGAAATGTTTTAGAGATTCAACCAGAGATGTCTCAAAATGAAGCTGTCGATTTATTAATGAATGAAGCTTCGGATCTTTTAAAGTAATTAGTATTCATCATATGACGATGGCCTTGAGAGCTGCTCTAGATAATAGATCTGCTCTCGAAGGTCATTGATTTGTCCTTCCCAATAAGAAGGGGACTCAAAGAATGGAAATGCATTCTTAAAAGCTGGGTCATCAAAACGTTTTGCAATCCACGCCGAGTAATTAATCATTCGTAGTGTTCTTAAAACTTCTGTTAAACGAAGCTCTTCATAATTAAAATCCCTCATCGAAGTGTAACCTTCTAAAAGAGTATTTCTTAAATTGTCTGCGTATTCATCGCGACCAGGAAGAAGTAGCCACATATCCTGAACAGCAGGACCCATGACCATATCGTCGAAGTCGATTAAATTGAAAACATCGCCACGTTTTAAAATATTTCCAAGATGACAGTCACCGTGAATGCGAATGTTCGTTACATTTTTAAATGAGTCTTTCGTAAGATTATAAATCGTCTCTAGTACAGTTTTGTAACTAAGCTCGTAATGAGCGGGAACGATTTTTTGTCCGATCAGATAATCCAGATTGGATTTCAAATAGACTTCAGGATTGATGGTTAATCGGTGAGGAGCATTCTTCATTGAACCGACATTGTGAAGACGAGCAAGCAGGCGTCCTACTTGTTCCATTTCTTCTGTCGTGAATTCATCGGGAGCGCGTCCACCTTGTTTCGGGAAGAGCGTGTAGTAAAGCTCAGGATCGGGAAGAGTGAAGAGCGTTTTCTCTTCAAACTGAATTGGTGCGATCACCGGAACTTCAAATTCAGTCAGATCCAATAAGAAGTCGTGCTCCTCTTGGATCTGCTGCTTAGTCCATCTGCCAGGACGATAAAATTTTATGATTTTTGAATGGTCGCTTGGATTGTCTGAATCACTTTCAATTTCCACTTCATAAACGCGATTTTCCATCGAGTTCATGGCCATGACTCTTCCAGTGGTTCTAAAGCCTAATTTTTCAACCGTATCTAAAACCAAATCCGGGTTTAGTTCGAAGAAAAATTGTGTGGCATTTGTGCCCCAAAGGTTTGTAGTCACGAAGCTCCTAGTGAATCATATGGTAAACTTCAAGCATCTCTTTATTCAGAAGTTCCATTTTCTTTGGAACATCCGGGTGATTAACATCTGATTGATTCAGAAGGTAATTTTCAGGACCTTTTGGTTTTACCATGAACTTTGATTGCCAGATATTACTTTGAGGCATGTTGATGTCTGCAGAGTAAATGAATTCAGCTTTGATTTCTGGCTTAATGAAATCCTGGATTGAGTTGAATGGTTGATCGTTGTAAATCTTCTTCCCATTTTCTGTACGAGCGTAACCACGAACAACGTAGTCTACGTATACAACGTCACATTCGAAAGATTCGAATAGATAGTTGATTGCGTTTAATGGAATAATTTCTCCACAAGTTGCTACGTCGATGTCTACTCTGAATGAGCAGATCCCATCTGGATCAGCAGCATCTGGGTATGTGTGAGCAGTGATGTGTGATTTATCTAAGTGAGCACTTACCTGAACAGAAGGGATCGGCTCTCCGCCACCCTTAATGTCAGACATAAGCACCATTGTTGAAGCTCCAACCGGATCATAGTCCTGAACAGAAACGGCAAGAATATTAGCTTCGATGATTTCTACAATCTTCTTTGAGATTTCAGCGATTCTATTAGCGTTATATTTATCGTGAATGTAATTTACGTACTGTGCCTTTTGCTCGTCATTTAGAGCAATACAAAAGTCGTAAAGGTTGAAGCTTAAAATCTTCGTCAGATTGTTGAATCCAGAGATTTTAATTTTTTCAGAAGGTGCGATTTTAGATTGAAACATAAGACCAATTTTCCTATCAAAAAAGTATTGCGTAATTAAATTTCACGAACTATCTATGTGTCACAGAATACATTGTGTGACAATGCTTATCAGCACATCTGATAGCTATTTGACCAAGAATTGGAGACTTATGACAACTGAAATCAACGAAAAAAACCTAAATGAATTGTTAATCGAAAAGGATTGGTATTCTGAGCGCTATTTTCACAAGAATGTGGCCACTTCTTTCAAAATAAAATCCATTTTGCACTCTGAAAAGAGCCAGTACCAGAAAATCGACGTTCTTGACACATACGGTGTAGGACGCTTGTTACTTCTAGACGGAAAAACTATGGTTTCTGACCATGATGAATTCGTGTACCACGAAGTTATGGGTCACATACCATCAATGGTTCACCCAAAAATTAAAAATGTTCTAATCATCGGTGGTGGTGATGGGGGGATCGTTCGCGAGTTCGTAAAGCACCCTGAAATTGAAAGAATCGACCTTGTTGAAATCGACGAGAGAGTTATCGAAGTTTCTAAAAAATATTTCCCTGACTGTACTTCTGGTCTTTCTGATAAACGTGTAAACGTTCTTCCACAAGATGGTGTTGAGTACATTAAGTCATTCAAGAATTTCTTTGATGTAATTATTATCGATTCAACTGACCCAGAAGATTTTGCTGCTGGATTGTTCACTCAAGAGTTTTATAAGCACGTGAGTGATGCTCTAACAGATAACGGAATCATGATGGCACAAACTGAAAACCCATTCTACGATGAGTATGGGATTAAGTCGTTCTACGATAACCTTCGTAACGTTTACCCGGTTGTTAAGTCTTTCACAGGGCCAATGCTAATTTACCCAGGAGTATTCTGGACGTTTGCTTACGCTTCTAAAGGACTTGTTCCTACAACTCTTAACGAGTCTAAGATGCCTTTCATGAAGGAGCTTGAGAAGTCGCTTAAGTGGTACAATATGGATTGGCATAAAGGTGCCTTCAATATTTCGAACATTCATAAAAAAGTTACTGGTTGTTAATATGAAAGGGTCCCGATTGGGGCCCTTTTTTTTACCAAAAAATTCTAAACAATATTATTGCAATTAGAATATCTATTCCAGTTTTTGAGATGACTTCTTCCTTGAACATATCTTAATCACTTTCCCTCAGATTCCTTAAAAAATGGCCACTTTTCATTGGAGAATAAGTTTTTATTTACTCCCAGAATAGGCAGTAACTACCCGAATACTAGGAAATTAATTTACCGTTTAATATTATTTAGAGAGTCACGATAAAGTGTTTAGATGGTTATTTGAATGAGGACTGTAATCTATTATGAGTTCAACGAAAGAGTTAAATAAAAGTTGGCACTATAAGCAATTTTTAATTGCAGCTGTTTTGTTTTTGTTTGTAGGTTGTATTGAAAAAAGTTCTCTTGAGGTAAGTTCTAACAAAGTAAAAAAATCTGAAAATCTAAACGTTACTGTTTCTAATATCCAAATCATTAATCATCAAATCGTACTTACTGGAACACACTTAGATAGTGTGACGACTTTCAATGTGAAAGAAGGGGCCACGGTAACGAATCTTCAGATAGAGTCTAAATCTGCAACATCAATTGTTGCCAATACATTAATGAATGTAACTTTTGCTGCCGGAAAGATTTTTGATTTTATTTTATCGAGTGCCAGTGCTTCATCAACTTTCACAATTAATTTTTCTCTTTGTGATTCTACTCTTGGTGGAAAAGCTTTTGATTGCTTGACTACACCATTAGATAAGCAAGTTCTCTCTTATGATCAGGTCTCTGGAAAATGGATGCCACGAGATGTGAACGGACTTAGTTATATTGGAACATTTGATGCGAGCACTGGAGCGAATCCCGCCATTAAACCGGCCGGGCAATATTATATTGTAAGCGTGGCCGGTGATATTTATACAAGTTCAGTTATCCTGGGTATTGGAGACTGGATTGTTTCTAACGGAACCATATGGCAAAAAATAGATAACAGTACAGTGATCACTTCCGTCTTTGGAAGAACGGGTGTGGTAAGCGCTATAAAAGGTGATTACACTCTCACGAAACTTGCTGACGTTGATGTGACAACAATCACACCATTAAGTGGTGATGTCTTAAAATTTGATGGAACTAATTGGGTTCCAGGTGTTGTGAGTGGAGGCGGTGGCGGAACAGTGACAGCGGTATCGGGAACACCACCGATTGCGAGCACTGGAGGAGCGACTCCAGCGATTTCTATTTCACAGGCAACGACTACGACTGATGGATATTTATCTTCAGCAAATTGGAATACATTTAATAATAAAGAACCGGCCATTACCGCACAGGGCACGACGAAGTTTTTTAGAGGCGATAAAACATTTGTCACTCTTGATACGAGTCTCGTTCCTGAAAATACTAATTTGTATTTTACAGATGCCAGAGCGATAGCAGCACCGATTACAGCACCGACATTAACGAACTCGGCAATCGCCACAAGTGATACGATTCAAGTGGCCCTTGGGAAATTACAAGCTCAACTCAACAATACTTTAAGTCTTGCCCTTACCGGATTATCAACTGCAACCAGTTCAGCAATCACTGCAGCTGATTCTATCCTGATAGCACTTGGGAAATTACAAGCACAAATTACCACTACCGATGGAAGTTATGTGGCAAAGGCCGGAGGAAGCACTCTGGCGGGTACAACAACTCTTACGGGAGTGATTAACGTTTCAACGGGGCTGGGAAGAATTACAGTTGTAGATTCGCCGGCCATTGCAACTGATGTGGCAAATAAAGCTTATGTCGACAATGCAACGAGCTTGCAGAGACCGAGCTCTTATTCTCCGTCGTGTCCGACAAATTATATTTCAGTGCCGGCGATCCCTTATTATCCAGGCCCGAGTTTTTGTGTGATGAAATATGAAGCAAAAACGGGATCGAATGTCGTTGCTGCTACGACTGCAGCAGCAGGCACACCGGTAGCGACTATCAATAGAAATAATGCACGAACGTCTTGTCGCTTAATCGGAGCAGGATACGATCTTATTTCAAATGCCCAGTGGCAAACGATTGCCAGAAATATTGCCGATCAACCAAGCAACTGGAGTACAGGAACAGCTTATTCAGGAGAGCTTAATCGTGGGCACTCAGATGGCACACCAGCAAGTAAATTAGCTGCTTCAACTGATAACGATGGTTGTAGTGGGACAGGACAAACTTGTTCAGATGTTGTTTGGGATTCTCAACGAAGAACAAACACTCTTTCAAACGGAGAAGTGATTTGGGATATGGGTGGAAATCTTCTTGAATGGGTAAGTGACAATAATGTGATCTCTCAAGGCGCAGGTGATTATACTTCAATGCTGAATGCGGGAGATAATAAGCAAATCAGATATGGAAATGATCAGTTTTGTGGAACTCCTACGGTTTCACCTTACTGCGGGATGGGATTT
Coding sequences within it:
- a CDS encoding peptidylprolyl isomerase — protein: MKSLLVSLMLLSSVSAFAANPKITIKTNKGDIEAELFEDKAPISVKNFLSYVEKGHYKGTIFHRVINNFMIQGGGFDKDMKEKSVGAGIKNEAANGLKNEAGTLAMARTNVVDSATAQFFINVNDNAFLDHRDASDQGFGYAVFGKVTSGMPIVNKIKMVKTGSRGMYEDVPTEPVVILDIIKKK
- a CDS encoding FKBP-type peptidyl-prolyl cis-trans isomerase — translated: MQVQKNKVVAIDYKLTDSKGAMIDSSESHGPLTYIQGIGNLIPGLEKELEGKKAGDNIKVKIDAKDGYGERNDSLCQTVPRAQFESTEALEIGMQFEVETEQGELVVSVTKIDGDNVTVDGNHPLAGVELHFDVTIKSIRDASAEEIAHGHVHGEGGHHH
- a CDS encoding 6-pyruvoyl trahydropterin synthase family protein: MYISTKKFTGFPCTHRQWRDEGHCKYVHGYSREFMFWFKASSLDNKGWVMDFGGFKEFKKFLDHTFDHTFLANQDDPELPLFEEMDKKGIIMLRVLPSVGMEGTSKFLHEKMNEYLNKHTQGRVYCFRVETRENEKNSGIYEEDKNGFTAV
- the folE gene encoding GTP cyclohydrolase I FolE encodes the protein MTMIDPKAILKKVTPTPQVETGLTNDEKKVKITALFTEIMNTLGLDLTDDSLRETPHRVAKMYVDEIFYGLEVEKFPKITIVENKFDYDHAVIEVNIVTNSHCEHHFVPIIGKTHIAYIPKNKVLGLSKLNRIVDYFAKRPQIQERLTLQIHQALVNILETDDVAVVTDAMHACVKTRGIKDVTSMTRTSKLSGAFKQDTCHRAEFLNTIPRAQEVIY
- a CDS encoding SAM-dependent methyltransferase, producing the protein MNELLVKNFIKVLENGYMPDPITRVGIRSLVKARLHESFRETANDPQYLKNYAKKLKLSPLAIMTNEANKQHYEVPTAFYDLSLGRHKKYSSCYWDQDTKTLEEAEQKALDLSIEHAQVQDGMRVLELGCGWGSLSLELARRFPNSKIVAVSNSKTQKEYIDNQAISRGLENLTVLTRDLGLESNYDFGTEKFDRVMSIEMMEHLRNYELFFKSLAPSIKDDGKFFIHIFTHKETPYFFETEGEDNWMGKYFFSGGQMPSRDLFDLFNNDLVVEKKWDWNGDHYSKTLEAWLDNTDQEKAQVLSMFKKTYGEGSEVIWYNRWRVFFMSCSELFKYNDGKEWGVTHYLMTKKK
- a CDS encoding DUF2062 domain-containing protein, with protein sequence MFKKVKTVIVEQIKMGVTPEKLAQSVMTGVIIGIIPFLGTATLLAALTATKMKLNHVVTQTVNYLMYPVQIIMIPVYIKIVGLIFDVGDTPVRPDLIYAQFKESPSVFLMKYGLIGFYALFVWGFLALVLYFIFYPIILKSIVKFKGRRAAWNG
- a CDS encoding DUF1295 domain-containing protein, which encodes MEWLALFGLALAVTIVVMFLSWLWAVKVNNFGLVDAVWAFCFLLQAIIFYIFSDGFATRKILLLAMIGLWSCRLGYFLTKRIYGHHPDEDTRYKHLRSEYKEKFKSRFLLFYFYQAISVSVLTLPFIFVFRNTTESISAFEIAGAIYWLVAVCGEAVADHQMSEFKKLSQSRPEMGKTCNIGLWKYSRHPNYFFESNIWWGFFIFMIGSGVFWGAYSAVIILLLLLKVTGVPPSEEQSLKTRGEEYRAYQRKTSMFIPWFPKQS
- a CDS encoding serine/threonine protein kinase → MTTNLWGTNATQFFFELNPDLVLDTVEKLGFRTTGRVMAMNSMENRVYEVEIESDSDNPSDHSKIIKFYRPGRWTKQQIQEEHDFLLDLTEFEVPVIAPIQFEEKTLFTLPDPELYYTLFPKQGGRAPDEFTTEEMEQVGRLLARLHNVGSMKNAPHRLTINPEVYLKSNLDYLIGQKIVPAHYELSYKTVLETIYNLTKDSFKNVTNIRIHGDCHLGNILKRGDVFNLIDFDDMVMGPAVQDMWLLLPGRDEYADNLRNTLLEGYTSMRDFNYEELRLTEVLRTLRMINYSAWIAKRFDDPAFKNAFPFFESPSYWEGQINDLREQIYYLEQLSRPSSYDEY
- a CDS encoding S-adenosylmethionine decarboxylase gives rise to the protein MFQSKIAPSEKIKISGFNNLTKILSFNLYDFCIALNDEQKAQYVNYIHDKYNANRIAEISKKIVEIIEANILAVSVQDYDPVGASTMVLMSDIKGGGEPIPSVQVSAHLDKSHITAHTYPDAADPDGICSFRVDIDVATCGEIIPLNAINYLFESFECDVVYVDYVVRGYARTENGKKIYNDQPFNSIQDFIKPEIKAEFIYSADINMPQSNIWQSKFMVKPKGPENYLLNQSDVNHPDVPKKMELLNKEMLEVYHMIH